In Bacillus sp. S3, the sequence CCCTGCAAATAGCATGTTTTTCAATATTATTAATCATTGTTTTTTCATCAAAAGGTAATTCCCAGCTATGGATTTTTGTTTTGACTGCCCCTCCATAAACCTTTTTCAGAAATCCTTCCTTTTCAAGCCGGTCTAGGTCGCGGCGAATGGTTTCATCTGAAACTTGGAGTATATGAGCCAACATCCTTACTTGCACTTTCTCTTCTTTTTCTAAAGATTCCATAATAGTTGTTTTGCGTTCTTCAAAGGATAAAGACATATATGTTATCACCTGCTTTGTAAAAAATGGGAATCTTTTTTTGGCATATTAATTTTCAGGCAAAATTTGTCCACCATCAACAATAATGGTCTGACCTGTGATAAAGCCGGCTTCCTTTGAGGCCAAGAAAAGTGCTGCATAGCCAATATCCTCCACAGTGCCTAACTTTTTCATCGGAATAGCAGATGCCATTTCCTGCAAATAATCCTCCCCTAATCCTTCTAACCCTTCTGTCAGCACATTTCCCGGCAGCACAGCATTTACCGTAATCTGATTACCTGCCAACTCCAATGATGCTGTCCGCATAAAACCTAATTGAGCCGCTTTACTTGCAGCATAATGAGACCAGCCAGGGTAACCTGTGACAGGTCCTGTAATCGAAGAGGTAATCACTATCCGTCCAAATTCAGCGAGCTTTAAGTAAGGGATACACGCCTGTACCGCATGAAAAGTGCCTTTCGCATTCGTGTTCATGACTGTATCCCACTGTTCATTTGTCATATCCTCCAGGTTTGCCGAAGGGAAGATTCCTGCATTGGCACATAAAACGTCAATGCTTCCAAACTTTTCATAGACTTCTTTTGCTACCGCTTTCATTGATTCACGATCTTGAACATCCGCTGAAAATGCAGCTACTTTTCCTTTTTCACTTTTCAATTCAGCAGCACAGTCCTCGGCAGCAGCTAGATTCCGTGCTACCAATGCTACATTTGCACCATGATTCGCAAATACACGGGCAATTCCTTTTCCTATCCCTTTACTGCCTCCTGTCACGATAACGGTCTTACTATTTAATGAACTAAACATTGTAACAGCTCCTCACCAATTTAATTGGGCTTATTTAAAAAACAACAGAATACAAACACAATTTTGATTGAAGTTG encodes:
- the fabG gene encoding 3-oxoacyl-ACP reductase FabG, with protein sequence MFSSLNSKTVIVTGGSKGIGKGIARVFANHGANVALVARNLAAAEDCAAELKSEKGKVAAFSADVQDRESMKAVAKEVYEKFGSIDVLCANAGIFPSANLEDMTNEQWDTVMNTNAKGTFHAVQACIPYLKLAEFGRIVITSSITGPVTGYPGWSHYAASKAAQLGFMRTASLELAGNQITVNAVLPGNVLTEGLEGLGEDYLQEMASAIPMKKLGTVEDIGYAALFLASKEAGFITGQTIIVDGGQILPEN